In Candidatus Cohnella colombiensis, one DNA window encodes the following:
- the fsa gene encoding fructose-6-phosphate aldolase, translated as MKFFIDTANLVDIKKAYQIGVLSGVTTNPSLVAKEGVKFEDRIAEILREVPEVESVSAEVTPDALTAQEMIAQANELIKINDGDKNITIKLPMTLAGLEACRYLTKKGVKTNVTLIFTVNQALLAARAGATYVSPFLGRLDDISEDGVLLVSKIAELFRIHNLDAQIIAASVRHPDHVTRVAMAGAHIATIPFSVIEQISKHPLTDQGMDKFAADWKKAVQ; from the coding sequence ATGAAATTTTTTATCGATACAGCAAATTTGGTAGATATAAAAAAGGCGTATCAAATCGGCGTCTTATCTGGTGTCACGACGAATCCGTCTTTAGTAGCAAAAGAAGGCGTAAAATTCGAAGATCGAATCGCCGAAATATTGCGTGAAGTTCCTGAGGTGGAATCGGTTTCCGCAGAAGTTACTCCTGATGCGCTTACGGCGCAAGAGATGATCGCACAAGCGAACGAATTAATCAAAATTAACGATGGCGACAAAAACATCACGATCAAGCTTCCGATGACGTTAGCAGGCTTAGAGGCTTGCCGTTACTTGACGAAAAAGGGTGTTAAAACAAACGTGACATTGATCTTCACGGTGAACCAAGCGCTCCTAGCCGCTCGCGCAGGTGCTACCTATGTATCTCCGTTTCTTGGTCGCCTTGATGACATTTCGGAAGATGGTGTCCTATTGGTCTCAAAAATCGCTGAGTTGTTCCGGATTCACAATCTAGATGCGCAAATTATTGCCGCATCTGTCCGGCATCCCGATCACGTCACTCGCGTAGCGATGGCAGGCGCGCACATCGCGACGATCCCATTCTCGGTTATCGAACAAATTTCCAAACATCCGCTTACGGATCAAGGGATGGACAAATTCGCTGCCGATTGGAAAAAAGCAGTTCAATAA
- a CDS encoding metalloregulator ArsR/SmtB family transcription factor, translating into MTENKQFRDTFDAIADPTRRRLIRLLAEAEEIPLHELTAQFQMGRTAVSKHLAILKEAGLVADRKVGRETRFRLNASPLREIHDWIAFYSKFWSTNMLRLNQLLEEEEQ; encoded by the coding sequence GTGACCGAGAATAAGCAGTTTCGCGATACGTTTGACGCGATTGCAGATCCGACGAGGCGCCGACTGATTCGTCTGTTAGCAGAAGCTGAGGAGATACCGCTTCATGAGCTAACGGCACAGTTTCAAATGGGACGGACAGCGGTATCCAAACATTTGGCAATTCTTAAAGAAGCCGGATTAGTTGCTGACCGAAAAGTCGGTAGAGAAACACGATTTCGGCTGAACGCTTCACCACTTAGAGAAATTCATGATTGGATAGCGTTCTACAGCAAGTTCTGGAGTACGAATATGTTACGTTTGAACCAACTATTAGAGGAGGAAGAACAATGA
- a CDS encoding SRPBCC domain-containing protein, which produces MSLSLSLDYQYTTTIEKAWSALTDSNKLAKWILENDFKPVVGHRFQFRTQPNEWWNGIIEGEVLVVDEPNLLSYTWGVTGEVHTVTWTLQDLGEGKVNLHLEQTGFSNAQGLEGARYGWGNWFGGFEKVLEL; this is translated from the coding sequence ATGAGTTTATCATTATCTTTGGATTATCAGTACACAACAACAATTGAAAAGGCTTGGTCCGCCTTAACCGATTCAAACAAGCTTGCAAAGTGGATTTTGGAAAATGACTTTAAACCAGTCGTAGGACACCGTTTTCAATTTCGCACTCAACCGAACGAATGGTGGAATGGAATAATTGAAGGTGAAGTGCTTGTCGTGGACGAACCAAATCTCTTGTCCTATACTTGGGGGGTCACAGGAGAGGTACACACGGTAACCTGGACGCTGCAGGATTTAGGGGAAGGGAAGGTTAACCTTCATCTCGAGCAAACCGGATTCTCAAATGCTCAAGGGCTTGAAGGCGCTAGGTATGGTTGGGGTAATTGGTTCGGTGGTTTTGAAAAGGTGTTGGAACTTTAA
- a CDS encoding excinuclease ABC subunit UvrA has protein sequence MSEINQEYIVITGARENNLKNVSLRIPKRKITIFTGVSGSGKSSIVFDTIAAESTRLLNENFSMFVRNFLPKVPQPDTDAIENLSMAVIVDQKRLGGGSHSTMGTITDISPILRLLFSRVGQPYVGPVNLFSFNDPQGMCPECNGIGRRLGVDMSKAVDMSKSLNEGAILLPGYTVDGWEWNMILQSGSYDLDKKLSDYPEEELEQLLYGKARKVEMDFAGKAMNITVEGIIEKFTNKYIKQDLKTKSERTQQSVAPYITEGPCSSCRGARLSQAALGSKINGLNIAQMSAMEVGQLIRVIREIDIAAAAPIIKSLTERLQHLVDIGLDYLTLDRETDTLSGGESQRVKLVKHLSGSLVDVTYIFDEPSIGLHPRDVHRLTELLRKLRDKGNTVIVVEHDPDVIKVADHIVDVGPHAGSRGGSIVYEGSFQGLLESGTLTGNFMKRSLHLKQDYRQPSGKLSIKNATLHNVQNVSLDIPTGVLNVVTGVAGSGKSTLINDVFLSQQPDAIVIDQSAVGVSTRSNPATYTGIMDDIRKAFASANKVGQGLFSFNSKGACENCQGLGVVYIDLSFFDSVKLPCEVCGGRRFKEEVLAYKLNGKSIAEVLEMTVEQALDFFQLKEVVRKLQAMSDVGLNYITLGQPLSTLSGGECQRIKLASELHKKGSIYVMDEPTTGLHMSDIGHLLEIMNRLVDAGNTVIVIEHNLNVISQADWIIDMGPDGGSKGGQVVFEGTPLQIIHAEHSITGKYLR, from the coding sequence ATGAGTGAAATAAATCAAGAGTATATCGTAATCACGGGTGCGAGAGAAAACAATCTCAAGAACGTATCCTTGCGCATTCCTAAGCGAAAAATCACGATCTTCACCGGGGTTTCCGGATCCGGCAAATCATCGATCGTCTTCGATACGATCGCCGCAGAATCAACGCGGCTGTTGAATGAGAACTTTAGCATGTTCGTGCGCAATTTCTTGCCCAAAGTTCCGCAGCCGGATACGGACGCGATCGAGAACTTGAGCATGGCTGTTATTGTGGATCAGAAGCGGCTGGGCGGTGGTTCCCATTCCACAATGGGTACGATAACCGATATTTCACCCATTCTGCGTCTTCTCTTCTCTCGGGTCGGTCAGCCCTATGTCGGGCCAGTTAACTTATTCTCGTTCAACGATCCGCAAGGTATGTGTCCCGAGTGTAACGGGATCGGTCGCAGGCTAGGTGTCGACATGAGTAAGGCTGTGGACATGTCAAAGTCGCTCAATGAAGGGGCTATCTTGCTTCCAGGCTATACGGTAGACGGCTGGGAGTGGAATATGATACTACAGTCGGGGTCCTACGATCTTGATAAGAAGCTAAGCGATTATCCCGAGGAAGAACTGGAACAGTTGCTATATGGCAAAGCCAGGAAAGTGGAGATGGATTTCGCTGGCAAGGCGATGAACATAACGGTGGAAGGCATCATCGAGAAGTTTACCAACAAGTACATCAAGCAGGATTTGAAGACGAAATCCGAGCGCACGCAACAATCGGTTGCGCCGTACATCACCGAGGGTCCCTGCTCCAGTTGCCGCGGTGCAAGACTCAGTCAGGCTGCGCTTGGCTCCAAGATCAATGGACTCAACATTGCGCAGATGTCGGCAATGGAGGTCGGACAGCTCATCCGAGTCATTCGGGAAATTGACATTGCTGCAGCAGCGCCGATCATCAAGTCGCTAACGGAGCGCTTGCAGCATCTGGTGGATATCGGACTGGACTACTTGACGCTGGATCGTGAGACGGATACGTTGTCCGGCGGTGAGTCTCAGCGCGTCAAGCTAGTGAAGCACTTAAGCGGCAGTCTGGTGGATGTCACTTACATCTTCGATGAGCCTAGTATTGGATTGCATCCCCGCGACGTACATCGGTTAACTGAATTGCTTCGGAAGCTACGCGACAAGGGCAATACGGTTATTGTTGTGGAGCATGATCCTGACGTGATCAAGGTGGCGGATCATATCGTCGACGTCGGACCTCATGCCGGCAGCCGAGGTGGTTCCATCGTGTATGAAGGAAGCTTCCAAGGCCTCCTGGAATCAGGCACGCTGACAGGAAATTTTATGAAGCGATCGCTTCACCTGAAGCAAGATTACAGGCAACCGTCCGGCAAATTGTCGATCAAGAATGCGACGCTGCATAACGTGCAGAACGTGAGTTTAGATATTCCAACCGGTGTGCTGAACGTCGTTACAGGTGTCGCCGGATCGGGCAAGAGTACGTTGATTAACGACGTTTTCCTTAGCCAGCAGCCGGATGCGATCGTCATCGACCAATCGGCTGTAGGCGTGTCAACACGCTCGAATCCCGCGACCTATACGGGCATTATGGATGATATACGCAAAGCGTTTGCTTCCGCGAACAAGGTAGGACAAGGCTTGTTCAGTTTCAACTCTAAGGGTGCATGTGAGAACTGCCAAGGGCTAGGCGTTGTGTATATAGACCTTTCATTCTTCGACAGTGTGAAACTTCCGTGTGAAGTATGCGGAGGTAGAAGGTTCAAAGAAGAGGTACTTGCGTACAAACTGAACGGCAAGTCTATAGCAGAAGTGCTAGAGATGACTGTGGAACAGGCATTGGATTTTTTCCAGCTAAAAGAGGTTGTGCGCAAGCTCCAGGCAATGAGCGATGTAGGTTTGAACTATATTACACTCGGTCAGCCGCTTAGCACGCTCTCAGGCGGGGAATGCCAGCGCATCAAGTTGGCAAGTGAGCTTCATAAGAAGGGTAGCATCTACGTGATGGACGAACCAACGACCGGGCTACATATGTCAGATATCGGTCACCTTCTGGAGATCATGAACCGCCTTGTGGATGCCGGCAATACGGTGATTGTCATTGAGCACAACCTTAATGTAATCAGCCAAGCGGATTGGATTATTGATATGGGACCAGACGGAGGCAGCAAGGGCGGACAGGTGGTTTTCGAGGGCACACCTCTGCAGATCATCCATGCGGAGCATTCGATTACGGGAAAATACTTAAGATAG
- a CDS encoding ATP-dependent DNA helicase: protein MKRYPFEYDHSRPFLQQVGEWVADVFYDILPEAGFEVRDEQIYMAYQLERAFAQKQTIFAEAGVGTGKTLVYLLYAICYARYTRKPAIIACADESLIEQLAKPEGDLAKLARHLNLAIDTRLAKSADRYLCLVKMDQVNSDDEDSEALGAVRDELPKFVRQIEAMQSFHAYGDRKQYPYLNDRQWNKISWDSFQDCFSCEQRHRCGQTLSREHYRKSDDLIICSHDFYMEHVWTYEGRKREGQLPLLPDHCAVVFDEGHLLESAAQKALTYKLKHSVFEELITRLLRGEIRESLAVLIDEAIDRSESLFVTLSGHCEDIPGSDRKRIILDQPLLEEVRLFRQVIEAIEEELVFESELYTLNEYQLRIVEEHLETIQKALSLFQNSGALISWATEAEDGLTLVIMPRAVKEVLRERVFALNMPVVFSSATLSVNGSFDYFASNLGIDRYESFSTKSPYDYKEQMEVLAPKFPHGASFEEKMKAALSLLKRTEGRALILFNDNEELRMFKELLSSYPECADLRFWFESDAEISQLISNFQRDEASILCAVSLWEGLDIPGPSLSNVIVWSLPFPPQDPVFMAKREAAASSYDEVDLPYMLLRLQQGMGRLIRTREDRGIVAILSEEIQQVPQLRQAIEALLPEGVPLQDWELHD, encoded by the coding sequence TTGAAACGTTACCCTTTTGAATACGACCATTCCCGTCCATTTCTACAACAGGTAGGGGAGTGGGTCGCCGATGTGTTTTACGATATATTACCGGAAGCCGGTTTCGAAGTTCGCGATGAGCAAATCTATATGGCTTACCAACTGGAGAGAGCATTTGCCCAGAAGCAGACGATCTTCGCAGAGGCCGGTGTTGGAACGGGCAAAACGCTAGTGTATCTGTTGTATGCAATCTGTTATGCACGGTATACTCGTAAACCGGCGATTATTGCCTGCGCCGACGAATCCTTGATCGAACAGTTGGCGAAGCCTGAAGGTGATCTTGCTAAGCTGGCTCGACATTTGAACCTTGCAATCGACACCAGACTGGCAAAGTCCGCGGATCGTTACCTATGCTTGGTCAAGATGGATCAAGTAAATAGCGATGATGAGGACTCGGAAGCGCTTGGAGCGGTGCGCGATGAATTGCCCAAGTTTGTCCGTCAAATTGAAGCGATGCAGTCGTTTCATGCATACGGAGATCGTAAACAATACCCGTACTTGAACGATCGACAGTGGAACAAAATTAGTTGGGATTCATTTCAAGATTGCTTTTCTTGCGAACAAAGACACCGCTGTGGACAGACGTTATCCCGCGAACACTATCGGAAATCCGACGATTTGATCATTTGCTCGCATGACTTCTACATGGAACACGTATGGACTTATGAAGGACGGAAACGGGAGGGGCAGCTTCCACTGTTGCCGGATCACTGTGCCGTCGTATTTGACGAAGGGCATCTACTAGAATCTGCTGCACAGAAAGCTTTAACCTATAAGCTCAAACACTCGGTGTTCGAAGAATTGATTACTAGATTGTTAAGAGGCGAAATTCGGGAATCATTGGCCGTACTCATTGACGAAGCAATTGACCGCAGTGAGTCCTTGTTCGTGACACTTTCGGGACATTGCGAGGATATCCCAGGCTCCGACCGGAAACGGATTATACTGGACCAACCTCTTCTGGAAGAAGTCCGTCTATTCCGTCAGGTGATTGAAGCGATCGAAGAAGAGCTTGTTTTCGAGAGCGAGCTTTATACCTTGAACGAGTACCAACTGCGAATTGTCGAAGAGCATCTGGAGACGATCCAAAAAGCTTTAAGCTTATTTCAGAATTCTGGCGCGTTGATAAGTTGGGCAACGGAAGCAGAGGACGGACTTACCTTGGTCATCATGCCCAGAGCCGTTAAAGAAGTGTTACGCGAAAGGGTATTTGCACTAAATATGCCAGTTGTATTTTCATCCGCCACATTGTCCGTAAACGGATCGTTTGATTATTTTGCGAGCAACTTGGGAATTGACCGCTATGAGTCTTTCAGCACGAAATCCCCCTATGATTATAAGGAACAAATGGAAGTCTTGGCGCCTAAATTTCCTCACGGGGCTTCGTTCGAGGAGAAAATGAAGGCTGCCTTGAGCCTGCTTAAACGTACAGAAGGCAGGGCGTTGATTTTGTTCAATGACAATGAGGAATTACGAATGTTCAAGGAGTTACTCTCTTCTTATCCGGAATGTGCTGATCTGCGATTCTGGTTTGAAAGTGACGCTGAAATCAGCCAACTTATTAGCAATTTTCAACGAGATGAGGCAAGTATTTTGTGTGCGGTAAGTCTATGGGAGGGCCTCGACATCCCCGGGCCTTCACTTTCGAACGTTATCGTCTGGTCGCTGCCTTTTCCTCCTCAAGATCCGGTATTTATGGCGAAGCGTGAAGCGGCGGCATCTTCGTACGACGAGGTAGATTTGCCCTATATGCTTCTTCGTTTGCAGCAAGGGATGGGGAGATTGATTCGCACTCGTGAAGATCGTGGCATCGTCGCCATCTTAAGCGAGGAAATACAACAAGTCCCGCAACTTCGACAGGCTATTGAGGCATTATTACCGGAAGGGGTTCCATTGCAAGATTGGGAGCTTCATGATTGA
- a CDS encoding TetR/AcrR family transcriptional regulator — MDLRVIRTKEAIRNALVELIEEKGFEPITVKDITTIAKINRGTFYSHYQDKFDLMTKCMEEIMQEMSHIVKQNFPNVISELDKRFDPTTPLTIAVSIFEYMNKNSRFMKVVLSSKGDLSFQTKLKEFMWKSLFEDKITSHIKKDQLLVPAPYLASYIASAHIGVIQQWLNSGRKESPLEMAQILSTITVNGPLFAAGLKK, encoded by the coding sequence ATCCGAAATGCGTTAGTGGAGTTAATTGAAGAAAAAGGCTTTGAACCAATCACTGTGAAAGATATAACAACTATAGCAAAAATAAATAGAGGCACTTTCTATTCTCATTATCAGGACAAGTTTGATTTAATGACTAAGTGTATGGAAGAAATCATGCAAGAAATGTCCCACATTGTAAAACAGAACTTTCCAAATGTTATTTCGGAACTTGATAAACGCTTTGATCCGACAACACCTTTGACCATCGCTGTTTCTATCTTCGAATATATGAATAAGAATAGTAGGTTTATGAAGGTTGTGTTAAGTTCAAAAGGGGATTTATCTTTCCAAACAAAACTAAAAGAATTTATGTGGAAATCATTATTTGAGGACAAAATTACTTCACATATTAAGAAAGATCAATTGCTTGTTCCAGCACCTTATTTAGCTTCTTATATTGCATCTGCTCATATCGGAGTGATTCAGCAATGGTTGAATAGCGGCAGGAAAGAATCGCCTTTAGAGATGGCTCAGATCCTATCCACCATAACAGTGAATGGCCCTCTCTTTGCAGCTGGATTGAAAAAGTAA